The Streptomyces griseorubiginosus DNA window GCCCGCGTCGCCGCACTGCGCCACCTGCCGGACGAGGTCGCTGAGGCGCTGCCGGCGATCGCCCGGGCGACCGCCGCGGCCGGCCCGCTCGCCGGACTGCGCACCGCGCTGTCGCTGTACGGCTCCGCCACGGGCCTGGGCCCGCTGTACGACACTGATCCGGCACGCCGCGCCGAGGACGCGCTCGCCGCCTCTGCCGTCGTGCCGACCATCCTGACGGCGCTGCACCGAATCGGCCGTGGCCAGGAGCCGCTCGCGCCGCGCGACGACCTCGGACACGCCGCCAACTACCTGTACATGATGACCGGTTCGGAGCCGGACCCAGTGCATGCGCGAGCGATCGAGCAGTACCTGGTGGCGACGGTAGACCACGGCTTCAACCCGTCGACGTTCACCGCGCGGGTGATCGCGTCCACCGGCGCCGATCTGGTGGCCTGCCTCGTCGGCGCGGTCGGCGCGTTCTCGGGCCCGCTCCACGGCGGCGCGCCGGCCCGCGCGCTCGACACCCTCGACGCGATCGGCACCGTCGACCGGATCGACCCGTGGATCAGGGAGCGGGTCCTCGCGGGCGAGCGAATCATGGGCTTCGGACACGCGGTCTACCGCACCGAGGACCCGCGCTCCCGGATGCTGCGCAGCACGGGTCTGGCGTTCGGCGGACCGCTCATCGACTTCGCCGTGCGGGTCGAGGAACGCGTGGAGGCGATCCTCGCCGAACTCAAGCCGGGCCGCGAGTTGCACTCCAACGTCGAATTCTACGCCGGCGTCGTCATGGAGCAGTGCGGCCTGCCGCGGGCCATGTTCACGCCGACGTTCGCGGTCGCCAGGGTCGTCGGCTGGAGCGCCAATATCCTGGAACAGGCCGCCGATCCGAAGATCATCCGTCCGGGCGCGCGGTACGTGGGCGAGACGCCGCCGCAGCCCCTACCGGCGGTGTGAGGAGGGAGCGGGGTCGCGACTACGACGTCGGGGTCGCTCGCGTCGACCGCGCAGCACACGCTGCCGTTGCCGACCGGCACCATCGGCGAGCCGACCTGTCGGCGACCGTCATGGCGTCGATCTCCACGGCCCCGAAGTCCCTGACGGCCACGCCGATCCTGGTGCCCCTGCGCTCCCCCCAGGAAATGGTTGAGGAGCCTCGTCTTGCCCGCGCCCCGGCGGTGACGTGGTCGTCTGGGAGGACGCGATGCTCAACCCGCCGGAGGACCCGTACCACTGCCCGCCCGGCGTGACATGGGCGTACTTCCTGGACGGCGGCCAGGCGAGCAGGCTGCACCCCCGCCGACCCGTTCGCTGAAGCGTGCGGAGGGGGGCGGAGGGACGGGGGGCTGGGGGCGCCCGGGTCTGTGCGGGCGCTTGCGGACGCCACCCGCACAGACCGCCACCGGCCCGCGCTCAAGCCTCTTCGCGCCAGACCCAGGTGACCCGTTCGTAGAGGGGCTCGAAACCGGTCCGCAGCATGTTGCGCAGCGAGGTGTTTCGTTCGCCTCCCCGCTCCGCGCCCGTCTCGGCGACCAGCCACCGGCAGCCGGCCTCGCGGGCCGCGGCCGCCCGGGCGAGGAGCAGCGCGGACTGGGCACCCCGGCCCCGGGCCTCGGGCAGCGTGGCGCCGCCGAACATGTCGGCGCAGTCTCCGTTCAGGTAGACGCTTCCGACCGCGACGATCTGCTCGCCGTCGCGGACCGCGTACTGCCGCCAGTGCGGTCGGCCAACGCAGGACGCGGCCAGCTCGATCATGTCCGGTGCGCCGAAGCCGAAGGTGGTCATCATGACGGTGGCCCACTCCTTCGCCTGGCGCGGCTCGACCAGGCCGACACGCAGCCCCGCGTCCAGGGGCGGGAGCCCGTCGGGCGCTGGCGTCCCGGCGGCGAGGTCCCACCCGAGCTTGACGAACGAGCTCCCCGCCGTGAGCGCCAGCCTCTCGGCGACGGCGGGCCAGTCCTCCGGCAGGAGCGCGGGCGCGATCATCATCGAGCCCTGCCGCAGGCCCTGCTCGCGGTAGAAGTCCCGGACGCGGGTGAGCACGTCGGCGCCGACGGGCACGTCGTCTGCGAATCCTCCGGCCCGGTTGAAGAAGCCGCTGGGGTCGTCCCGGACGCAGAGGGCCAGCGCGGGCCCGATCCGCAGGGCGGCGGCCCCCAGCCGTTCCGCCGCGGAGCCCGGCGCGCCCGCCGCGCCCGCCGCGAAGTCCCCGTACGCCTCGATCTCCGTGCGCTCTGCCAGCCCGAACGGCACAGTCGTCATCGTCGTCCTCCGCTCTTCACGCTCCGCACGAAGCCGAGTACAGCGGCGGCGAAATCCTCCGGCTGCTCGATGTGCCCAAAATGACCGCTGTTCTCCAGGGTTACCAC harbors:
- a CDS encoding GNAT family N-acetyltransferase, coding for MTTVPFGLAERTEIEAYGDFAAGAAGAPGSAAERLGAAALRIGPALALCVRDDPSGFFNRAGGFADDVPVGADVLTRVRDFYREQGLRQGSMMIAPALLPEDWPAVAERLALTAGSSFVKLGWDLAAGTPAPDGLPPLDAGLRVGLVEPRQAKEWATVMMTTFGFGAPDMIELAASCVGRPHWRQYAVRDGEQIVAVGSVYLNGDCADMFGGATLPEARGRGAQSALLLARAAAAREAGCRWLVAETGAERGGERNTSLRNMLRTGFEPLYERVTWVWREEA
- a CDS encoding citrate/2-methylcitrate synthase, which codes for MSDTRPRQATVEVPRGLAGVIVTDTALGDVRGTEGFYHYRQYSAIELAASRSFEDVWHLMFHGTLPDAERSAAFAARVAALRHLPDEVAEALPAIARATAAAGPLAGLRTALSLYGSATGLGPLYDTDPARRAEDALAASAVVPTILTALHRIGRGQEPLAPRDDLGHAANYLYMMTGSEPDPVHARAIEQYLVATVDHGFNPSTFTARVIASTGADLVACLVGAVGAFSGPLHGGAPARALDTLDAIGTVDRIDPWIRERVLAGERIMGFGHAVYRTEDPRSRMLRSTGLAFGGPLIDFAVRVEERVEAILAELKPGRELHSNVEFYAGVVMEQCGLPRAMFTPTFAVARVVGWSANILEQAADPKIIRPGARYVGETPPQPLPAV